The DNA region CGAGCGGATGCGCGACCTCGGGTACCGCGCGGCGTCATACATCAGCCCGCGCGCGTTCGTCTGGCCGAATGCCGTCGTGGGCGAGCACTGTTTCCTCTTTGAACACGTGACGGTTCAGCCTTTCGCCACCATCGGCCAGAACGTCGTCATGTGGACGGCCGCATTCCTCGGGCATCATTCATCTCTCGGTGACCATTGCTTCGTGGGGGCACACGTCGCGATCAACGGGTCCGTCCAGGTGGGGGCCGGAACGTTCCTGGGGGCCAACGCCACCCTGGCCAACCACGTCACGGTGGGTTGCGACAGTCTGGTCGGCGCCGGCACGGCCGTGTTCAGTGATGTCGAAGCGGGGCAGCTCGTCATGGGGACGTGGCGCAAGAAGACCCTCACGACGACGTCCCGGCTGCAGTCGGAGTTCTTCCTGGTCGATCAGTAGACCGGCCCCTGGTGCTGGGTGCACGCGAGCCTCACCAGCGACGAGGCGGTCACCTCCCGCATGCTGCGTTTCATCGCGGTGACGACCTCGGCCCGCCTGGTGGGCGCGGTGCTGTCTCTGCTCGTGGTCATGTTGACGGCGCGCTGGCTCGGTCCGGACGGCCGGGGGCAGGTCGCAGCGGCCGTCACCTGGGCCCAGCTGCTGGCGACCTTCGGTCATCTCAGTCTGGGACAGGTGGCTCTGCATCGAGCCAGCACAGCCGACGGGCGAGCGTGGTTCCCGCAAGCCTGGAAGACGTTGACGCGCGCTGCGGGAGGTGCGTGGTTGGTGGCGACCGGTCTGACCTTCGCCCTGCTGGCTGTCGGGTCCGAGACGTTTGGCGACGTCCCGCCGCCCGTCGTGGCTGCGAGCCTGCTTCTCGTGCCCGGCCTCGTGTGGGAACAGCAGGGGGGCGGGCTCCTGATGGCGATCAATCGCCTCGACCTCCAGAACAGGGCGGTGATTGTGGGGCGCGTCGTCACGCTGGGCGTCGTGAGCGCGGTGATGGCGATGGGAGGCCGCGCCGGCGCAGTCGTCGTGGCGCTCGCCGCGGGTCAGGCCGTGGTCTCCGCCGGGGGGATTCGTGTCCTTAGGGCCCGGCGCGCTGCCGGGCCGCCCGCTCTCGCGCCGACCGCCGGAGCGAGCTATCTCCGGGACGCGGCCGTGCTGCACCTCAACGCCGTC from Acidobacteriota bacterium includes:
- a CDS encoding acetyltransferase, producing MAKTPLVIVGAGAFAEVACEYFTHDTGHEVVAFAVERPFITRDTVLGRQVVPFDELPARYPPGDVSFHVAITYFRLNQVRRAYFERMRDLGYRAASYISPRAFVWPNAVVGEHCFLFEHVTVQPFATIGQNVVMWTAAFLGHHSSLGDHCFVGAHVAINGSVQVGAGTFLGANATLANHVTVGCDSLVGAGTAVFSDVEAGQLVMGTWRKKTLTTTSRLQSEFFLVDQ
- a CDS encoding lipopolysaccharide biosynthesis protein, whose protein sequence is MLRFIAVTTSARLVGAVLSLLVVMLTARWLGPDGRGQVAAAVTWAQLLATFGHLSLGQVALHRASTADGRAWFPQAWKTLTRAAGGAWLVATGLTFALLAVGSETFGDVPPPVVAASLLLVPGLVWEQQGGGLLMAINRLDLQNRAVIVGRVVTLGVVSAVMAMGGRAGAVVVALAAGQAVVSAGGIRVLRARRAAGPPALAPTAGASYLRDAAVLHLNAVGTFLALWASVLIVNRFCGTADAAFFQMAVQLVGLLLLLPNAAASVFYGGLAATGARCAWESQRRMVGGLTALMAAAALLSMVFARPVVVLLGGEAFAPAVPLFRGLAFAVPAMTLGTLMAPQWIGRGLFGAAAAVTLAGGVLSTALSAWLVARWGDPQGATVSFVTTYSLFALANAWLVWRCERDRRGRPST